A single region of the Drosophila takahashii strain IR98-3 E-12201 chromosome 2R, DtakHiC1v2, whole genome shotgun sequence genome encodes:
- the mbl gene encoding polyglutamine-repeat protein pqn-41 isoform X2 — translation MANVVNMNSLLNGKDSRWLQLEVCREFQRNKCSRQDTECKFAHPPANVEVQNGKVTACYDSIKGRCNRDKPPCKYFHPPQHLKDQLLINGRNHLALKNALMQQMGIAPGQPVISGQVPTVATNPYLTGIPANSYSPYYTTGHLVPTLLGPDPSAVASQLGPVVPQTVQVAQQKIPRSDRLEVCREFLRGACKRAESECRFAHPQESVARHDDGSITVCMDAVKGRCARDPCRYFHPPLHLQAQLKAAQTRATAVAAAAATSPLTAHHHQQQQQLQHQLNNINNNNNHSTAGAAATSTTATTTTNNAAAAAAAAAAAAAAAAGLMGHHHHHTHTLEVGKKRAADTTDMFPLQFSGMVPFKRPAAEKSGIPVYQPGATAYQQLMQPYVPVSCEYPQQQQQPPQQQQQLHQQQQQNVLLQQQLQLSSAITTTTTTATASNNMINNINNKSIINAVIATTNNITPSSAIATATTTASSSTSLASSATTTTTVTAIATTNPNDSDHDQDSDNNPELDKDHNRDHDSATADGETVNADQDNQDNSDQTNLNLNPSPPNDCNTTRTISPNPENTAAATDTLDATPAAAATATPPNGNTPPPSSPSQGDSLLPLPNGLGDNNNYLSYINNNLNNGQLKSASNEESLNGDLESSNSSNPLATSATRNFAKQNGEGYSRYTINGHSTGILPTPTTSTSAPPVSYQSQVQAQVQAQAQAQVQMQRINYAMPAYSYGNLYSPYGGATSTMVSLPTATPTSYAQAQMQQQQQQQQQQQQQQAQVQAQVQAQAQAQAAYAQQAYAAYAAAAGLTPQATSAAGAYYTDPAALAKEVAQKNYAMKVASAAKPGGAASSAAAAYTGLTLNKSYVASPQAVQAQPQAVSMAALLQMQAQAQAQAQAQAQAQMRQLGSLPSSVPGTPVRSSPAGTTSQYQSAALLRAPSPMPYAQAQGYFYPGMMPTGATAYAMPQAQAAAAQQYAAAAAAAAAAAQAGTPGSAMVLNPYKKMKTS, via the exons GGCCGCTGTAATCGTGATAAACCGCCgtgcaaatattttcatcCACCACAGCATCTGAAGGATCAGTTATTGATAAATGGACGCAATCATTTGGCCCTCAAGAATGCACTGATGCAACAGATGGGCATCGCGCCCGGCCAGCCGGTCATATCGGGCCAAGTGCCAACCGTG GCCACAAATCCCTATCTGACCGGCATTCCGGCCAACTCGTACAGTCCGTACTACACAACGGGACACCTGGTGCCCACCTTGCTGGGTCCGGATCCCTCGGCCGTGGCCTCCCAACTGGGACCCGTGGTGCCCCAAACAGTGCAGGTGGCCCAGCAGAAAATACCACGTTCCGACAGATTAGAG GTGTGCCGCGAATTCCTGCGCGGCGCCTGCAAACGGGCGGAATCCGAGTGCCGGTTCGCCCATCCGCAGGAGAGCGTCGCCAGGCACGACGACGGCTCGATAACGGTTTGCATGGACGCCGTGAAGGGCAGGTGCGCACGCGACCCCTGCCGCTACTTCCATCCCCCCCTGCACCTACAGGCACAATTAAAAGCGGCCCAAACACGCGCCACCGCTgtcgctgctgcagctgcg acCTCACCGCTGACGGCACACCatcaccagcaacagcaacaattgcAACACCAGCTgaacaacatcaacaacaacaacaaccacagcaCCGCCGGCGCAGCAGCCACctcgacaacagcaacaacaaccacaaacaacgccgctgccgccgccgccgctgctgccgccgccgctgccgccgccgccggttTAATgggccaccaccaccatcacACTCACACACTGGAAGTGGGCAAGAAGCGGGCGGCGGACACAACCGATATGTTTCCActg cAATTCTCTGGCATGGTTCCGTTCAAACGTCCAGCTGCCGAAAAGTCTGGCATTCCAGTTTATCAGCCCGGTGCGACCGCCTATCAGCAGTTAATGCAGCCCTATGTGCCAGTCTCATGTGAGTatccccaacaacaacaacaaccaccacaacaacaacaacaactacatcaacaacaacaacaaaatgtactactacaacaacaactacaattaAGTAGCgccataacaacaacaactacaacagcaacagccagTAATAATatgattaataatattaataataaaagtatCATAAACGCTGTAATTGCTACTACCAATAATATAACACCATCATcagcaatagcaacagcaacaacaacagcatcatcatcaacgtCATTAGCAtcatcagcaacaacaacaacaacagtaacAGCCATTGCTACTACTAATCCTAACGATAGTGATCATGATCAAGATTCCGATAACAATCCAGAACTCGATAAAGATCACAATCGCGATCACGATAGTGCTACTGCTGATGGTGAAACTGTTAATGCGGATCAAGATAATCAAGACAATAGTGACCAAACGAATCTGAATCTAAATCCAAGTCCCCCTAACGATTGTAATACAACACGAACAATCTCACCAAACCCAGAaaacacagcagcagcaacagataCATTAGATGCAAcccccgcagcagcagcaactgccacgccccccaatGGCAATACACCGCCCCCTAGTTCCCCCTCGCAGGGCGATAGTCTTCTGCCCCTGCCCAATGGCCTGGGCGATAATAACAACTACTTGTCCTATATCAATAACAATCTGAATAATGGCCAGCTCAAGTCGGCTAGTAACGAAGAATCCCTGAATGGCGATTTAGAGAGTAGCAATAGCAGCAACCCACTAGCAACATCGGCTACACGCAACTTTGCCAAGCAGAACGGCGAGGGTTATTCGAGATATACGATTAATGGTCATAGTACTGGTATCTTGCCAACACCCACCACCTCAACTTCTGCTCCCCCAGTTAGCTATCAATCCCAGGTGCAGGCCCAAGTTCAAGCCCAAGCTCAGGCTCAAGTTCAGATGCAGCGCATCAACTATGCCATGCCCGCCTACAGCTATGGCAATCTGTACTCGCCCTATGGCGGAGCCACCTCCACCATGGTCAGTCTGcccactgccacgcccacgtCCTACGCCCAGGCTcaaatgcagcagcaacagcagcagcaacaacagcagcagcagcaacaggctcAGGTTCAGGCCCAAGTTCAGGCTCAGGCTCAAGCCCAAGCTGCCTATGCCCAGCAGGCCTATGCCGCCTATGCTGCGGCAGCTGGCCTGACTCCCCAGGCCACCTCAGCAGCTGGTGCCTACTACACCGATCCCGCTGCCTTGGCCAAGGAGGTGGCCCAAAAGAACTATGCCATGAAGGTGGCCAGTGCCGCCAAGCCAGGAGGAGCTGCCTCCTCCGCAGCAGCTGCCTATACGGGTTTAACCTTGAACAAAAGCTATGTGGCTAGTCCACAGGCTGTTCAGGCACAACCTCAAGCCGTTTCCATGGCAGCTCTTCTACAAATGCAGGCTCAAGCACAGGCTCAAGCCCAAGCTCAAGCCCAGGCTCAAATGCGTCAGTTGGGTTCCCTGCCGAGCTCCGTGCCTGGCACTCCAGTGCGTTCGTCACCAGCTGGAACGACCAGTCAATATCAGTCAGCTGCCCTGCTAAGAGCACCCTCACCCATGCCATATGCCCAGGCCCAGGGATACTTCTATCCCGGCATGATGCCCACCGGAGCCACAGCCTATGCCATGCCACAAGCCCAGGCTGCTGCGGCACAGCAATATGCTGCAGctgcggcagcagcggcagcagccgcTCAGGCAGGAACTCCAGGCAGTGCCATGGTCCTGAACCCCTACAAGAAGATGAAGACCTCTTAG
- the mbl gene encoding polyglutamine-repeat protein pqn-41 isoform X1: MANVVNMNSLLNGKDSRWLQLEVCREFQRNKCSRQDTECKFAHPPANVEVQNGKVTACYDSIKGRCNRDKPPCKYFHPPQHLKDQLLINGRNHLALKNALMQQMGIAPGQPVISGQVPTVATNPYLTGIPANSYSPYYTTGHLVPTLLGPDPSAVASQLGPVVPQTVQVAQQKIPRSDRLEVCREFLRGACKRAESECRFAHPQESVARHDDGSITVCMDAVKGRCARDPCRYFHPPLHLQAQLKAAQTRATAVAAAAATSPLTAHHHQQQQQLQHQLNNINNNNNHSTAGAAATSTTATTTTNNAAAAAAAAAAAAAAAAGLMGHHHHHTHTLEVGKKRAADTTDMFPLMDVKTVGSFYYENFQFSGMVPFKRPAAEKSGIPVYQPGATAYQQLMQPYVPVSCEYPQQQQQPPQQQQQLHQQQQQNVLLQQQLQLSSAITTTTTTATASNNMINNINNKSIINAVIATTNNITPSSAIATATTTASSSTSLASSATTTTTVTAIATTNPNDSDHDQDSDNNPELDKDHNRDHDSATADGETVNADQDNQDNSDQTNLNLNPSPPNDCNTTRTISPNPENTAAATDTLDATPAAAATATPPNGNTPPPSSPSQGDSLLPLPNGLGDNNNYLSYINNNLNNGQLKSASNEESLNGDLESSNSSNPLATSATRNFAKQNGEGYSRYTINGHSTGILPTPTTSTSAPPVSYQSQVQAQVQAQAQAQVQMQRINYAMPAYSYGNLYSPYGGATSTMVSLPTATPTSYAQAQMQQQQQQQQQQQQQQAQVQAQVQAQAQAQAAYAQQAYAAYAAAAGLTPQATSAAGAYYTDPAALAKEVAQKNYAMKVASAAKPGGAASSAAAAYTGLTLNKSYVASPQAVQAQPQAVSMAALLQMQAQAQAQAQAQAQAQMRQLGSLPSSVPGTPVRSSPAGTTSQYQSAALLRAPSPMPYAQAQGYFYPGMMPTGATAYAMPQAQAAAAQQYAAAAAAAAAAAQAGTPGSAMVLNPYKKMKTS; encoded by the exons GGCCGCTGTAATCGTGATAAACCGCCgtgcaaatattttcatcCACCACAGCATCTGAAGGATCAGTTATTGATAAATGGACGCAATCATTTGGCCCTCAAGAATGCACTGATGCAACAGATGGGCATCGCGCCCGGCCAGCCGGTCATATCGGGCCAAGTGCCAACCGTG GCCACAAATCCCTATCTGACCGGCATTCCGGCCAACTCGTACAGTCCGTACTACACAACGGGACACCTGGTGCCCACCTTGCTGGGTCCGGATCCCTCGGCCGTGGCCTCCCAACTGGGACCCGTGGTGCCCCAAACAGTGCAGGTGGCCCAGCAGAAAATACCACGTTCCGACAGATTAGAG GTGTGCCGCGAATTCCTGCGCGGCGCCTGCAAACGGGCGGAATCCGAGTGCCGGTTCGCCCATCCGCAGGAGAGCGTCGCCAGGCACGACGACGGCTCGATAACGGTTTGCATGGACGCCGTGAAGGGCAGGTGCGCACGCGACCCCTGCCGCTACTTCCATCCCCCCCTGCACCTACAGGCACAATTAAAAGCGGCCCAAACACGCGCCACCGCTgtcgctgctgcagctgcg acCTCACCGCTGACGGCACACCatcaccagcaacagcaacaattgcAACACCAGCTgaacaacatcaacaacaacaacaaccacagcaCCGCCGGCGCAGCAGCCACctcgacaacagcaacaacaaccacaaacaacgccgctgccgccgccgccgctgctgccgccgccgctgccgccgccgccggttTAATgggccaccaccaccatcacACTCACACACTGGAAGTGGGCAAGAAGCGGGCGGCGGACACAACCGATATGTTTCCActg ATGGATGTTAAAACGGTTGGTTCATTTTACTATGAAAACTTC cAATTCTCTGGCATGGTTCCGTTCAAACGTCCAGCTGCCGAAAAGTCTGGCATTCCAGTTTATCAGCCCGGTGCGACCGCCTATCAGCAGTTAATGCAGCCCTATGTGCCAGTCTCATGTGAGTatccccaacaacaacaacaaccaccacaacaacaacaacaactacatcaacaacaacaacaaaatgtactactacaacaacaactacaattaAGTAGCgccataacaacaacaactacaacagcaacagccagTAATAATatgattaataatattaataataaaagtatCATAAACGCTGTAATTGCTACTACCAATAATATAACACCATCATcagcaatagcaacagcaacaacaacagcatcatcatcaacgtCATTAGCAtcatcagcaacaacaacaacaacagtaacAGCCATTGCTACTACTAATCCTAACGATAGTGATCATGATCAAGATTCCGATAACAATCCAGAACTCGATAAAGATCACAATCGCGATCACGATAGTGCTACTGCTGATGGTGAAACTGTTAATGCGGATCAAGATAATCAAGACAATAGTGACCAAACGAATCTGAATCTAAATCCAAGTCCCCCTAACGATTGTAATACAACACGAACAATCTCACCAAACCCAGAaaacacagcagcagcaacagataCATTAGATGCAAcccccgcagcagcagcaactgccacgccccccaatGGCAATACACCGCCCCCTAGTTCCCCCTCGCAGGGCGATAGTCTTCTGCCCCTGCCCAATGGCCTGGGCGATAATAACAACTACTTGTCCTATATCAATAACAATCTGAATAATGGCCAGCTCAAGTCGGCTAGTAACGAAGAATCCCTGAATGGCGATTTAGAGAGTAGCAATAGCAGCAACCCACTAGCAACATCGGCTACACGCAACTTTGCCAAGCAGAACGGCGAGGGTTATTCGAGATATACGATTAATGGTCATAGTACTGGTATCTTGCCAACACCCACCACCTCAACTTCTGCTCCCCCAGTTAGCTATCAATCCCAGGTGCAGGCCCAAGTTCAAGCCCAAGCTCAGGCTCAAGTTCAGATGCAGCGCATCAACTATGCCATGCCCGCCTACAGCTATGGCAATCTGTACTCGCCCTATGGCGGAGCCACCTCCACCATGGTCAGTCTGcccactgccacgcccacgtCCTACGCCCAGGCTcaaatgcagcagcaacagcagcagcaacaacagcagcagcagcaacaggctcAGGTTCAGGCCCAAGTTCAGGCTCAGGCTCAAGCCCAAGCTGCCTATGCCCAGCAGGCCTATGCCGCCTATGCTGCGGCAGCTGGCCTGACTCCCCAGGCCACCTCAGCAGCTGGTGCCTACTACACCGATCCCGCTGCCTTGGCCAAGGAGGTGGCCCAAAAGAACTATGCCATGAAGGTGGCCAGTGCCGCCAAGCCAGGAGGAGCTGCCTCCTCCGCAGCAGCTGCCTATACGGGTTTAACCTTGAACAAAAGCTATGTGGCTAGTCCACAGGCTGTTCAGGCACAACCTCAAGCCGTTTCCATGGCAGCTCTTCTACAAATGCAGGCTCAAGCACAGGCTCAAGCCCAAGCTCAAGCCCAGGCTCAAATGCGTCAGTTGGGTTCCCTGCCGAGCTCCGTGCCTGGCACTCCAGTGCGTTCGTCACCAGCTGGAACGACCAGTCAATATCAGTCAGCTGCCCTGCTAAGAGCACCCTCACCCATGCCATATGCCCAGGCCCAGGGATACTTCTATCCCGGCATGATGCCCACCGGAGCCACAGCCTATGCCATGCCACAAGCCCAGGCTGCTGCGGCACAGCAATATGCTGCAGctgcggcagcagcggcagcagccgcTCAGGCAGGAACTCCAGGCAGTGCCATGGTCCTGAACCCCTACAAGAAGATGAAGACCTCTTAG
- the mbl gene encoding polyglutamine-repeat protein pqn-41 isoform X5 yields MANVVNMNSLLNGKDSRWLQLEVCREFQRNKCSRQDTECKFAHPPANVEVQNGKVTACYDSIKGRCNRDKPPCKYFHPPQHLKDQLLINGRNHLALKNALMQQMGIAPGQPVISGQVPTVATNPYLTGIPANSYSPYYTTGHLVPTLLGPDPSAVASQLGPVVPQTVQVAQQKIPRSDRLETSPLTAHHHQQQQQLQHQLNNINNNNNHSTAGAAATSTTATTTTNNAAAAAAAAAAAAAAAAGLMGHHHHHTHTLEVGKKRAADTTDMFPLQFSGMVPFKRPAAEKSGIPVYQPGATAYQQLMQPYVPVSCEYPQQQQQPPQQQQQLHQQQQQNVLLQQQLQLSSAITTTTTTATASNNMINNINNKSIINAVIATTNNITPSSAIATATTTASSSTSLASSATTTTTVTAIATTNPNDSDHDQDSDNNPELDKDHNRDHDSATADGETVNADQDNQDNSDQTNLNLNPSPPNDCNTTRTISPNPENTAAATDTLDATPAAAATATPPNGNTPPPSSPSQGDSLLPLPNGLGDNNNYLSYINNNLNNGQLKSASNEESLNGDLESSNSSNPLATSATRNFAKQNGEGYSRYTINGHSTGILPTPTTSTSAPPVSYQSQVQAQVQAQAQAQVQMQRINYAMPAYSYGNLYSPYGGATSTMVSLPTATPTSYAQAQMQQQQQQQQQQQQQQAQVQAQVQAQAQAQAAYAQQAYAAYAAAAGLTPQATSAAGAYYTDPAALAKEVAQKNYAMKVASAAKPGGAASSAAAAYTGLTLNKSYVASPQAVQAQPQAVSMAALLQMQAQAQAQAQAQAQAQMRQLGSLPSSVPGTPVRSSPAGTTSQYQSAALLRAPSPMPYAQAQGYFYPGMMPTGATAYAMPQAQAAAAQQYAAAAAAAAAAAQAGTPGSAMVLNPYKKMKTS; encoded by the exons GGCCGCTGTAATCGTGATAAACCGCCgtgcaaatattttcatcCACCACAGCATCTGAAGGATCAGTTATTGATAAATGGACGCAATCATTTGGCCCTCAAGAATGCACTGATGCAACAGATGGGCATCGCGCCCGGCCAGCCGGTCATATCGGGCCAAGTGCCAACCGTG GCCACAAATCCCTATCTGACCGGCATTCCGGCCAACTCGTACAGTCCGTACTACACAACGGGACACCTGGTGCCCACCTTGCTGGGTCCGGATCCCTCGGCCGTGGCCTCCCAACTGGGACCCGTGGTGCCCCAAACAGTGCAGGTGGCCCAGCAGAAAATACCACGTTCCGACAGATTAGAG acCTCACCGCTGACGGCACACCatcaccagcaacagcaacaattgcAACACCAGCTgaacaacatcaacaacaacaacaaccacagcaCCGCCGGCGCAGCAGCCACctcgacaacagcaacaacaaccacaaacaacgccgctgccgccgccgccgctgctgccgccgccgctgccgccgccgccggttTAATgggccaccaccaccatcacACTCACACACTGGAAGTGGGCAAGAAGCGGGCGGCGGACACAACCGATATGTTTCCActg cAATTCTCTGGCATGGTTCCGTTCAAACGTCCAGCTGCCGAAAAGTCTGGCATTCCAGTTTATCAGCCCGGTGCGACCGCCTATCAGCAGTTAATGCAGCCCTATGTGCCAGTCTCATGTGAGTatccccaacaacaacaacaaccaccacaacaacaacaacaactacatcaacaacaacaacaaaatgtactactacaacaacaactacaattaAGTAGCgccataacaacaacaactacaacagcaacagccagTAATAATatgattaataatattaataataaaagtatCATAAACGCTGTAATTGCTACTACCAATAATATAACACCATCATcagcaatagcaacagcaacaacaacagcatcatcatcaacgtCATTAGCAtcatcagcaacaacaacaacaacagtaacAGCCATTGCTACTACTAATCCTAACGATAGTGATCATGATCAAGATTCCGATAACAATCCAGAACTCGATAAAGATCACAATCGCGATCACGATAGTGCTACTGCTGATGGTGAAACTGTTAATGCGGATCAAGATAATCAAGACAATAGTGACCAAACGAATCTGAATCTAAATCCAAGTCCCCCTAACGATTGTAATACAACACGAACAATCTCACCAAACCCAGAaaacacagcagcagcaacagataCATTAGATGCAAcccccgcagcagcagcaactgccacgccccccaatGGCAATACACCGCCCCCTAGTTCCCCCTCGCAGGGCGATAGTCTTCTGCCCCTGCCCAATGGCCTGGGCGATAATAACAACTACTTGTCCTATATCAATAACAATCTGAATAATGGCCAGCTCAAGTCGGCTAGTAACGAAGAATCCCTGAATGGCGATTTAGAGAGTAGCAATAGCAGCAACCCACTAGCAACATCGGCTACACGCAACTTTGCCAAGCAGAACGGCGAGGGTTATTCGAGATATACGATTAATGGTCATAGTACTGGTATCTTGCCAACACCCACCACCTCAACTTCTGCTCCCCCAGTTAGCTATCAATCCCAGGTGCAGGCCCAAGTTCAAGCCCAAGCTCAGGCTCAAGTTCAGATGCAGCGCATCAACTATGCCATGCCCGCCTACAGCTATGGCAATCTGTACTCGCCCTATGGCGGAGCCACCTCCACCATGGTCAGTCTGcccactgccacgcccacgtCCTACGCCCAGGCTcaaatgcagcagcaacagcagcagcaacaacagcagcagcagcaacaggctcAGGTTCAGGCCCAAGTTCAGGCTCAGGCTCAAGCCCAAGCTGCCTATGCCCAGCAGGCCTATGCCGCCTATGCTGCGGCAGCTGGCCTGACTCCCCAGGCCACCTCAGCAGCTGGTGCCTACTACACCGATCCCGCTGCCTTGGCCAAGGAGGTGGCCCAAAAGAACTATGCCATGAAGGTGGCCAGTGCCGCCAAGCCAGGAGGAGCTGCCTCCTCCGCAGCAGCTGCCTATACGGGTTTAACCTTGAACAAAAGCTATGTGGCTAGTCCACAGGCTGTTCAGGCACAACCTCAAGCCGTTTCCATGGCAGCTCTTCTACAAATGCAGGCTCAAGCACAGGCTCAAGCCCAAGCTCAAGCCCAGGCTCAAATGCGTCAGTTGGGTTCCCTGCCGAGCTCCGTGCCTGGCACTCCAGTGCGTTCGTCACCAGCTGGAACGACCAGTCAATATCAGTCAGCTGCCCTGCTAAGAGCACCCTCACCCATGCCATATGCCCAGGCCCAGGGATACTTCTATCCCGGCATGATGCCCACCGGAGCCACAGCCTATGCCATGCCACAAGCCCAGGCTGCTGCGGCACAGCAATATGCTGCAGctgcggcagcagcggcagcagccgcTCAGGCAGGAACTCCAGGCAGTGCCATGGTCCTGAACCCCTACAAGAAGATGAAGACCTCTTAG
- the mbl gene encoding uncharacterized protein mbl isoform X11 → MANVVNMNSLLNGKDSRWLQLEVCREFQRNKCSRQDTECKFAHPPANVEVQNGKVTACYDSIKGRCNRDKPPCKYFHPPQHLKDQLLINGRNHLALKNALMQQMGIAPGQPVISGQVPTVATNPYLTGIPANSYSPYYTTGHLVPTLLGPDPSAVASQLGPVVPQTVQVAQQKIPRSDRLEVCREFLRGACKRAESECRFAHPQESVARHDDGSITVCMDAVKGRCARDPCRYFHPPLHLQAQLKAAQTRATAVAAAAATSPLTAHHHQQQQQLQHQLNNINNNNNHSTAGAAATSTTATTTTNNAAAAAAAAAAAAAAAAGLMGHHHHHTHTLEVGKKRAADTTDMFPLMDVKTVGSFYYENFQFSGMVPFKRPAAEKSGIPVYQPGATAYQQLMQPYVPVSYDKVEVIDQRVAVCRDHANSQCRRKQCKYYHIPIVLPPANIMAAMITTPGDQQPAVPVATTTAAAAATAGYNGASNLIIIEPQQQQQQQQQQQQQPPQQQQQFSYHSNSSNNNYYHSNASKQAAAAHASNMYQQQQQHQQQQQHLQQQQQQTAHITYHCSSPYSPSSASSSSSCSIATSPTLSSATTLSTTSTATMPTPQQQYPATFLKAPAYYTDATPTLVLSSDYNSNCIPIQATPFISLQAAPQQHLLKYTTQAAPPQQQHTFVGHHYQTQLGHQVVATTVAAIPATTITVAPATVASPSSCI, encoded by the exons GGCCGCTGTAATCGTGATAAACCGCCgtgcaaatattttcatcCACCACAGCATCTGAAGGATCAGTTATTGATAAATGGACGCAATCATTTGGCCCTCAAGAATGCACTGATGCAACAGATGGGCATCGCGCCCGGCCAGCCGGTCATATCGGGCCAAGTGCCAACCGTG GCCACAAATCCCTATCTGACCGGCATTCCGGCCAACTCGTACAGTCCGTACTACACAACGGGACACCTGGTGCCCACCTTGCTGGGTCCGGATCCCTCGGCCGTGGCCTCCCAACTGGGACCCGTGGTGCCCCAAACAGTGCAGGTGGCCCAGCAGAAAATACCACGTTCCGACAGATTAGAG GTGTGCCGCGAATTCCTGCGCGGCGCCTGCAAACGGGCGGAATCCGAGTGCCGGTTCGCCCATCCGCAGGAGAGCGTCGCCAGGCACGACGACGGCTCGATAACGGTTTGCATGGACGCCGTGAAGGGCAGGTGCGCACGCGACCCCTGCCGCTACTTCCATCCCCCCCTGCACCTACAGGCACAATTAAAAGCGGCCCAAACACGCGCCACCGCTgtcgctgctgcagctgcg acCTCACCGCTGACGGCACACCatcaccagcaacagcaacaattgcAACACCAGCTgaacaacatcaacaacaacaacaaccacagcaCCGCCGGCGCAGCAGCCACctcgacaacagcaacaacaaccacaaacaacgccgctgccgccgccgccgctgctgccgccgccgctgccgccgccgccggttTAATgggccaccaccaccatcacACTCACACACTGGAAGTGGGCAAGAAGCGGGCGGCGGACACAACCGATATGTTTCCActg ATGGATGTTAAAACGGTTGGTTCATTTTACTATGAAAACTTC cAATTCTCTGGCATGGTTCCGTTCAAACGTCCAGCTGCCGAAAAGTCTGGCATTCCAGTTTATCAGCCCGGTGCGACCGCCTATCAGCAGTTAATGCAGCCCTATGTGCCAGTCTCAT ATGACAAGGTCGAGGTGATTGATCAACGTGTTGCTGTCTGCCGCGATCACGCCAATAGCCAGTGCCGTCGCAAGCAGTGTAAATACTACCACATACCGATTGTCCTGCCGCCGGCCAACATCATGGCGGCCATGATCACCACGCCCGGTGATCAGCAGCCGGCTGTTCCAGTggccacaacaacagcagcggcagcagcaacagccggCTACAACGGCGCCAGCAACTTGATCATCATtgagccgcagcagcagcagcagcaacaacagcaacagcagcagcagccgccgcagcagcagcaacagttcaGCTaccacagcaacagcagcaataacAACTACTACCACAGCAATGCCAGCAagcaggcagcagcagcacacgCCAGCAACATgtaccaacagcagcagcaacatcaacaacagcagcaacatctgcagcagcagcaacagcaaacagCACACATCACCTACCACTGCAGCTCACCCTACTCCCCCTCGTCggcctcctcgtcgtcctcctgCTCGATAGCCACCTCGCCCACCCTCTCGTCGGCCACCACGCTGTCCACCACCTCGACGGCCACGATGCCCACGCCGCAGCAGCAATATCCGGCGACCTTTCTCAAGGCCCCCGCCTACTACACcgatgccacgcccactctggTGCTGAGCAGCGACTACAACTCCAACTGCATCCCCATCCAGGCGACACCCTTCATATCGCTGCAGGCCGCCCCGCAGCAACATCTGCTTAAGTACACCACCCAGGCGGCgccaccgcagcagcagcacaccTTTGTGGGTCACCACTACCAGACGCAGTTGGGTCACCAGGTGGTGGCCACCACTGTGGCCGCCATTCCGGCCACCACGATCACAGTGGCGCCGGCAACAGTGGCGTCCCCATCCAGCTGCATCTAG